From a single Spongiibacter taiwanensis genomic region:
- the pyrH gene encoding UMP kinase — protein MSSQSRDKKYKRILLKLSGEALMGNLGFGIDPKVLDRMALEVGQLVGIGVQVGLVIGGGNLFRGAALQAAGLDRVTGDHMGMLATVMNALAMRDALERSNIKSSVMSSIPMSGVVDHYDRRKAIRALSRGEVVIFAAGTGNPFFTTDSAACLRGIEVEADLVLKATKVDGVYSADPMVDASAEKYAFLTYDEVLDKKLEVMDLTAICLCRDHKMPLRVFAMEQQGALLNIVVGGSDGTLVAANSEEN, from the coding sequence ATGTCTAGCCAAAGTCGCGACAAAAAGTACAAACGAATTCTGCTAAAGCTCAGTGGCGAGGCCCTGATGGGTAACCTGGGCTTTGGTATCGACCCCAAGGTGCTCGATCGCATGGCACTGGAAGTGGGGCAGCTGGTTGGCATCGGCGTGCAGGTGGGCTTGGTCATTGGCGGTGGCAATCTGTTCCGCGGTGCGGCGCTGCAGGCGGCCGGCCTCGACCGGGTTACCGGTGATCATATGGGCATGCTGGCCACGGTGATGAATGCCCTGGCCATGCGCGATGCCCTTGAGCGCAGCAATATCAAATCTTCAGTGATGTCCTCCATTCCCATGAGTGGTGTGGTCGATCATTACGACCGCCGCAAGGCGATTCGTGCCCTGTCCCGCGGCGAGGTGGTAATATTTGCCGCCGGCACGGGCAACCCTTTCTTCACGACTGACTCGGCCGCCTGTCTGCGCGGGATCGAGGTGGAAGCGGATTTGGTGTTGAAGGCCACCAAGGTGGACGGCGTGTATTCTGCCGACCCGATGGTGGATGCCAGTGCGGAGAAATATGCGTTCCTCACCTATGATGAGGTGCTGGATAAAAAGCTGGAAGTGATGGATCTGACGGCCATCTGTCTGTGCCGGGATCACAAAATGCCGTTGCGGGTGTTTGCCATGGAGCAACAGGGCGCATTGCTGAATATCGTTGTCGGTGGCAGTGACGGTACGCTGGTAGCGGCAAATAGCGAGGAGAATTAA
- the frr gene encoding ribosome recycling factor: MAKTIEALGHNFNKIRTGRAHPSLLEGVRVNYYGVETPLSQVASIGVEDARTLTVTPWEKNIVPDIEKAIHKSDLGLNPATAGTVIRIPMPALTQETRKGYIKQAKQEAESARVSIRNARRDVLSDIKDLLKEKEISEDEERRAQDEIQKITDKYIAEVDKALAVKEADLMEI, from the coding sequence ATGGCCAAGACCATTGAAGCCTTGGGTCATAATTTCAACAAAATCCGCACCGGCCGCGCCCACCCCAGCCTCCTTGAAGGTGTGCGAGTGAACTACTACGGTGTGGAGACGCCCCTGTCTCAGGTTGCCAGCATTGGCGTTGAAGACGCGCGCACCCTGACGGTCACCCCCTGGGAAAAGAACATTGTCCCTGATATTGAAAAGGCGATTCACAAGTCTGATCTGGGGCTTAACCCGGCAACGGCGGGCACGGTCATCCGTATTCCGATGCCAGCGCTGACCCAGGAAACGCGCAAGGGTTATATCAAACAGGCGAAGCAGGAGGCCGAGAGTGCTCGGGTATCCATTCGCAATGCCCGCCGCGATGTGCTCTCCGACATCAAGGACCTGCTCAAAGAGAAGGAAATCAGCGAAGACGAGGAACGTCGCGCCCAAGATGAAATTCAGAAAATCACCGATAAGTATATTGCTGAGGTGGATAAGGCTCTGGCGGTGAAAGAAGCCGACCTGATGGAAATTTAA
- the map gene encoding type I methionyl aminopeptidase — protein sequence MNVVKKTPEQIAAMRVAGRLAAEVLEMIAPHVQPGVSTEELDRICHDYIVNVQKAIPAPLNYNGFPKSICTSVNEVICHGIPSDKKILKDGDILNIDVTVIKDGWHGDTNRMFYVGEVADHAKRLCRVTQECLYQAIELVRPGCMLSDIGTVIAKHARSNHYSVVEEYCGHGIGLGFHEDPQVLHYGEGYNRRNDLKLEEGMTFTIEPMINAGKKQTKLNIKDGWTVTTKDRRLSAQWEHTMAVTADGVEVLTARPDEPFYRG from the coding sequence ATGAATGTTGTAAAAAAGACCCCAGAACAGATCGCCGCCATGCGGGTGGCAGGCCGCCTCGCCGCCGAGGTGCTGGAAATGATCGCCCCCCACGTTCAGCCAGGTGTGAGCACCGAAGAGCTGGACCGCATCTGCCACGACTACATCGTCAATGTGCAGAAGGCCATTCCCGCCCCGCTGAATTACAACGGCTTCCCCAAATCGATCTGTACGTCAGTCAACGAAGTTATCTGTCACGGCATCCCCTCCGATAAGAAAATTCTGAAGGATGGCGACATCCTCAACATTGATGTGACCGTAATAAAGGATGGCTGGCACGGCGACACCAACCGCATGTTTTATGTTGGCGAGGTGGCCGACCATGCCAAACGCCTGTGCCGCGTCACCCAAGAGTGTCTGTACCAGGCCATTGAGCTGGTTCGCCCCGGCTGCATGCTCAGCGACATCGGCACCGTCATCGCCAAACATGCCCGCAGCAACCACTACTCGGTGGTCGAGGAATACTGTGGCCATGGCATTGGCCTGGGCTTCCACGAAGACCCGCAAGTGCTGCACTACGGCGAAGGCTACAACCGCCGTAACGACCTGAAATTAGAGGAAGGGATGACCTTCACCATCGAGCCAATGATCAATGCGGGTAAGAAACAGACCAAGCTCAACATCAAAGATGGCTGGACGGTGACCACCAAGGATCGCCGCCTGTCGGCCCAATGGGAGCACACCATGGCGGTTACCGCCGACGGTGTTGAGGTGCTGACCGCACGACCTGACGAACCCTTCTACCGGGGCTGA
- the tsf gene encoding translation elongation factor Ts, whose product MAVSAAMVKELRDRTGLGMMECKKALGEANGDIELAIEELRKSSGMKAAKKAGRTAADGVVATKIAEDGSYGVVVEVNSETDFVARDAGFLAFVDQVVGKAFADKQEDVAALMAGELENAREALVQKIGENISVRRVQIVAVEGGVVDSYVHSNNRIAVLVALKGGDAELARDVAMHVAAVNPQVAKPEDMPQELIEKEREIFTAQAQESGKPAEIIEKMIDGRIRKFLSENALVDQAFVKDPDLTVGKLLKNNGADVQSFLRFEVGEGIEKEVVDFAAEVAAQLKG is encoded by the coding sequence ATGGCTGTATCTGCAGCAATGGTAAAAGAACTGCGTGACCGCACTGGCCTGGGCATGATGGAGTGCAAAAAGGCGCTTGGTGAGGCCAATGGCGACATCGAGCTGGCAATTGAAGAGCTGCGCAAGTCCAGCGGTATGAAGGCGGCGAAAAAGGCCGGTCGTACTGCTGCCGATGGCGTGGTTGCGACCAAGATCGCCGAAGACGGTAGCTACGGTGTTGTTGTTGAAGTGAACAGCGAAACTGACTTCGTTGCTCGCGATGCCGGCTTCCTGGCCTTTGTTGATCAGGTGGTTGGCAAGGCTTTTGCCGACAAGCAGGAAGACGTTGCCGCACTGATGGCGGGCGAGCTGGAAAATGCCCGTGAAGCGCTGGTGCAAAAAATTGGTGAGAACATCTCTGTCCGCCGGGTACAGATCGTTGCCGTTGAAGGTGGTGTGGTAGACAGCTACGTACACTCCAACAACCGCATTGCGGTGCTGGTTGCGCTGAAAGGCGGTGATGCTGAACTGGCTCGCGACGTGGCGATGCACGTTGCAGCGGTAAACCCCCAGGTTGCCAAGCCCGAAGATATGCCCCAGGAGCTGATCGAGAAGGAGCGTGAAATCTTCACGGCTCAAGCGCAAGAAAGTGGCAAGCCTGCTGAGATCATCGAGAAAATGATCGACGGCCGGATCCGCAAGTTCCTGTCGGAGAATGCCCTGGTTGATCAGGCCTTTGTTAAAGACCCCGATCTGACGGTTGGCAAGCTGCTGAAAAACAACGGCGCTGATGTGCAGTCCTTCCTGCGCTTCGAAGTGGGCGAAGGTATTGAGAAAGAGGTGGTGGATTTCGCCGCCGAAGTCGCGGCTCAGCTGAAAGGCTAA
- a CDS encoding phosphatidate cytidylyltransferase produces the protein MLKQRVITAVIIVLALFAALALLTAPLLSLVFAALILLAAWEWGDMTGLASRGLRAGFVLLCGAVMATLSWHVDLYGEINPARLREVMVVTCLWWSIGLLWVKAYPQSAVMWGSRLMRGLMGVLVLAPGWLSISYLGFREGGVWLILLVIALVAAADIGAYFVGRALGKAKLAPAVSPGKSWAGFWGGLCSAMTLMLVISLALAERMPGSLLAMLVLAAFTVLASVLGDLLESMVKRHRGIKDSGQILPGHGGLMDRIDSLTAAVPVFTLGLLSVGGA, from the coding sequence ATGCTTAAGCAGCGAGTGATCACTGCTGTGATCATCGTGCTGGCGCTGTTTGCTGCTCTGGCATTGCTGACGGCGCCGCTGTTGTCTCTGGTGTTTGCGGCACTAATTTTGTTGGCGGCCTGGGAGTGGGGGGATATGACCGGTCTTGCCTCCCGCGGGCTTCGAGCGGGCTTTGTGCTGCTTTGTGGCGCGGTGATGGCAACGCTGTCCTGGCACGTCGACCTTTATGGTGAGATTAACCCTGCTCGCCTGCGCGAGGTCATGGTGGTGACCTGTCTGTGGTGGTCAATTGGTCTGCTGTGGGTCAAGGCATACCCACAAAGTGCGGTCATGTGGGGTAGCCGCCTGATGCGCGGCCTGATGGGGGTGCTGGTGCTGGCACCGGGCTGGCTGTCGATCAGCTACCTTGGCTTTCGCGAGGGCGGCGTGTGGTTGATATTGTTGGTGATTGCCCTGGTTGCTGCCGCCGATATCGGCGCCTATTTTGTCGGCCGCGCCCTGGGCAAGGCCAAGCTGGCACCTGCGGTGAGCCCCGGTAAGTCCTGGGCCGGGTTTTGGGGCGGTTTGTGTTCGGCCATGACCCTGATGCTGGTGATCTCTCTGGCGCTGGCCGAGCGCATGCCCGGCTCATTGCTGGCCATGCTGGTGCTGGCAGCGTTTACCGTGCTGGCGTCGGTATTAGGCGATTTGCTGGAAAGCATGGTCAAGCGTCATCGGGGTATCAAGGACAGCGGGCAGATTTTGCCGGGCCACGGCGGGCTGATGGACAGGATCGATAGCCTGACCGCAGCGGTGCCGGTCTTTACCCTGGGCCTGTTGTCGGTGGGCGGTGCTTGA
- the bamA gene encoding outer membrane protein assembly factor BamA — MKRIVALSTFLLSLSFGVQAQTSLTITDIRVEGLQRISADTVFSALPLSVGDSISSASIANATRALFRTGNFDDIQIGIEGDVLVVGVEERPAISEINIEGNKALETEALLDGLKGAGLSEGQVFKRATLENMRLELTRQYVSQGRYDASIETDVVAQPRNRVAVSITIDEGSNARIKHINIVGNTIYDDETLLDEFELRTGGMFSWFSSADKYSREKLRGDLEKLDSYYLDRGYLRFSSSSVQVAISPNRKNVYITVNVTEGDKYKVSGAELSGDLVLPEDDLMRFVLVKEGQVFSQALVTSTEEFLTKRLGNEGYNFAKVRGIPEVDEENKTVMMKFFIDPGKRTYVRRIDFKGNSKTSDEVLRREMRQMEAAPASSDKIESGRIRLERLGFFKEAKVNTNEVAGTDDLIDLVYEVEEQSSGSLGASVGFSQDSGLLLSANIQQNNFFGSGKQVGFGVSKSQYQTSASFNYLNPYYTEDGVSRGFSIYFRSTDLEEINVASYTTDTYGASVNFGYPISEIERINFDLGVSRTEIDAGLTAVKEIITSPRLFDDVDFFIESTFNDETGGYAAAETLQAIENLSPDALTEPQEDGFLDKFGSEFDNYTIGTSYRRSTLNRGIFATRGSSQTVGISVAVPGSDLEFFKVNYEGQIYFPITNNWTFRFKTQLGYGDGYGELDSLPFFENFYAGGFGSVRGYRSNTLGPRSSPADIYSFRSAVTAVDANGNPTARSSEVGYVLDPDTGKLEVVGVRDDTDPFGGNVLIEGTIELLFPLPFVKDQRSVRSGLFFDAGNVFSTNCGVSQVNCSTPDLGKLRYSAGVGVTWLTGFGPLTFSLGRALNDEKVDETEIFQFSLGRTF; from the coding sequence ATGAAACGCATTGTTGCTCTCAGTACCTTTCTACTCTCGCTAAGTTTTGGCGTTCAGGCCCAGACATCCCTGACCATTACCGATATTCGGGTCGAGGGCTTGCAGCGGATATCGGCGGACACGGTGTTTTCTGCCCTGCCGCTGAGCGTGGGGGACAGTATCTCCTCGGCCTCTATAGCCAATGCCACCCGGGCACTGTTTAGAACCGGTAACTTCGATGACATCCAGATTGGTATCGAGGGGGACGTTCTGGTTGTGGGTGTGGAAGAGCGGCCCGCGATCAGTGAAATTAATATTGAGGGCAACAAGGCCCTGGAAACCGAGGCCTTGCTCGATGGTTTGAAGGGCGCGGGCTTGTCTGAAGGTCAGGTGTTCAAACGGGCCACCTTGGAAAACATGCGCCTTGAGCTGACTCGCCAGTATGTCTCCCAGGGGCGTTATGACGCGAGCATCGAAACCGATGTGGTTGCCCAGCCGCGCAACCGGGTTGCCGTGTCCATTACCATTGATGAGGGCAGTAATGCCCGGATCAAGCACATCAATATTGTTGGCAACACCATTTACGACGATGAAACCCTGCTTGACGAGTTTGAGCTGAGAACGGGTGGCATGTTTTCCTGGTTCAGCAGCGCTGACAAGTACTCCCGGGAAAAGCTGCGGGGCGATCTTGAAAAACTCGACTCCTACTACCTGGATCGCGGGTATCTGCGCTTCTCTTCTTCCTCCGTTCAGGTGGCGATCAGCCCCAACCGCAAAAATGTGTATATCACCGTTAACGTAACGGAAGGCGACAAATACAAGGTTAGCGGCGCAGAACTGTCGGGTGATCTGGTGTTGCCGGAAGATGACCTGATGCGGTTTGTGCTGGTAAAAGAGGGACAGGTGTTCTCCCAGGCCCTGGTAACCAGCACCGAAGAATTTTTGACCAAGCGCCTGGGCAATGAGGGCTACAACTTTGCCAAGGTGCGCGGCATCCCGGAAGTGGATGAAGAAAACAAAACGGTGATGATGAAATTCTTCATCGACCCGGGTAAACGGACCTATGTTCGCCGCATCGACTTTAAAGGCAACTCCAAAACCTCTGACGAAGTACTGCGCCGGGAAATGCGGCAGATGGAAGCCGCGCCCGCCTCATCGGATAAAATCGAGAGCGGCCGGATCCGGCTGGAGCGCTTGGGCTTTTTCAAAGAAGCCAAGGTCAACACCAACGAAGTGGCCGGCACCGATGATTTGATTGACCTAGTGTACGAAGTCGAAGAGCAAAGCTCGGGCAGCCTTGGCGCCAGCGTCGGTTTCTCCCAGGATAGTGGTCTGCTGTTGAGCGCCAATATTCAACAAAACAACTTCTTTGGTTCGGGCAAGCAAGTTGGCTTTGGTGTGTCTAAGAGCCAATACCAGACCAGTGCCAGCTTTAATTACCTGAACCCTTACTACACCGAAGACGGCGTTTCCCGGGGCTTCTCGATCTATTTCCGCTCTACCGATCTGGAAGAGATCAACGTTGCCAGCTACACCACCGATACCTACGGTGCGTCGGTTAACTTCGGTTATCCGATCTCTGAAATCGAACGCATCAACTTCGACCTGGGTGTGAGCCGCACCGAAATTGACGCAGGCCTCACTGCGGTAAAAGAGATCATTACCAGCCCGCGTTTGTTTGACGATGTCGACTTCTTTATTGAGTCGACCTTCAATGACGAAACAGGCGGTTATGCCGCTGCAGAGACCCTGCAGGCCATCGAAAACCTGAGCCCAGACGCGCTCACCGAGCCGCAGGAAGATGGCTTCCTCGACAAGTTCGGCAGTGAATTCGATAACTACACCATCGGGACTTCCTATCGGCGGTCGACCTTGAACCGGGGTATTTTTGCCACCCGCGGCTCGTCGCAAACTGTCGGTATTTCGGTTGCGGTGCCGGGGTCGGATCTGGAATTCTTCAAGGTGAACTACGAAGGGCAGATCTACTTCCCCATTACCAATAACTGGACCTTCCGCTTCAAGACCCAGTTGGGCTATGGCGATGGCTACGGTGAGCTGGATAGCCTGCCTTTCTTCGAAAATTTCTACGCAGGTGGTTTTGGCTCTGTGCGGGGTTACCGCAGTAATACCCTTGGCCCGCGCAGTAGCCCGGCAGATATTTACTCCTTCCGCTCAGCGGTGACCGCGGTGGATGCCAATGGGAATCCCACTGCACGCTCCAGCGAAGTGGGCTATGTGCTCGACCCTGATACCGGAAAACTGGAGGTCGTTGGCGTCCGCGACGACACTGATCCCTTCGGCGGTAACGTACTGATTGAGGGCACCATTGAGCTGCTGTTCCCGCTGCCCTTCGTAAAGGATCAGCGTTCGGTTCGCAGCGGCCTGTTCTTTGATGCCGGTAACGTATTTAGCACCAATTGCGGTGTGTCACAGGTTAACTGCTCAACGCCAGATTTGGGCAAGTTACGCTATTCAGCCGGGGTCGGGGTGACCTGGTTGACTGGGTTCGGACCGCTGACCTTCAGTTTGGGTCGGGCACTGAACGACGAGAAAGTGGACGAAACTGAAATCTTCCAGTTCTCTTTGGGCCGAACCTTTTAA
- the uppS gene encoding polyprenyl diphosphate synthase produces MDGNNRWAKKRGMTAANGHRAGVEVIRSLLNHCQSRGVEVVTLFAFSSENWQRPTLEVQALMRLFSHYLDSETKQLHADGVRLRFIGNRQQFSAGLRRQMDYSEQLTRFNKTTQLVIAVDYGGQWDITNAARTLAQRVKEGLLEPDQIDVEMMGREISLADLPQPDLCIRTAGEQRISNFMLWQMAYAELYFADCLWPDFNETEMDKALAAFAARDRRYGGREEDEHVADG; encoded by the coding sequence ATGGATGGCAATAACCGGTGGGCGAAAAAGCGCGGAATGACCGCCGCGAACGGCCATCGGGCAGGGGTAGAGGTGATCCGCTCCCTGCTTAATCACTGCCAGTCCCGGGGGGTCGAGGTCGTGACGCTGTTCGCTTTCTCCAGTGAAAACTGGCAGCGTCCGACGCTGGAAGTCCAGGCCTTGATGCGGCTGTTCTCCCATTACCTTGATAGCGAAACCAAGCAGCTCCACGCCGATGGTGTGCGGCTGCGGTTTATCGGCAACCGCCAGCAGTTTTCAGCGGGTCTGCGCAGGCAGATGGACTACAGTGAGCAATTGACCCGATTCAATAAAACGACCCAGTTGGTGATCGCGGTTGACTACGGTGGCCAGTGGGATATCACCAATGCGGCCCGCACGCTGGCGCAGCGGGTCAAAGAGGGACTGTTGGAGCCGGATCAGATTGATGTGGAGATGATGGGGCGGGAGATCAGTCTTGCCGATTTGCCCCAGCCCGATCTGTGTATCCGCACCGCCGGCGAGCAGCGCATCAGCAATTTTATGTTGTGGCAGATGGCCTATGCCGAGCTGTATTTTGCCGACTGCCTGTGGCCCGATTTTAACGAAACCGAAATGGATAAAGCACTGGCCGCCTTTGCTGCCAGGGATCGCCGCTATGGCGGTCGAGAGGAAGACGAACATGTCGCTGACGGATAG
- the rpsB gene encoding 30S ribosomal protein S2, whose product MSQVSMREMLQAGVHFGHQTRYWNPKMAPFIFGARNKIHIINLEHSVPAMNRALDAIAKMAANKNKILFVGTKRAAGKIVAEQATRAGMPYVSHRWLGGMLTNYKTIRQSVRRLRELETQSQDGTFDKLTKKEALMRRRDMDKLERSIGGIKDMAGLPDALFVIDVDHERIAIQEANKLGIPVFGVVDTNSDPQGVDYVIPGNDDAIRAIKLYVSAVADTVLAAASNEVPVKDEFVEVSAEGQEGAAE is encoded by the coding sequence ATGTCACAAGTAAGCATGCGCGAAATGTTGCAGGCTGGCGTTCACTTTGGACACCAGACCCGCTACTGGAACCCCAAGATGGCACCCTTTATTTTTGGTGCCCGCAACAAGATTCACATTATCAACCTCGAGCACAGCGTCCCCGCGATGAACCGTGCTCTGGACGCCATCGCTAAAATGGCGGCCAACAAAAACAAGATTCTGTTTGTTGGTACCAAGCGTGCCGCTGGCAAAATTGTTGCCGAGCAAGCGACTCGCGCGGGTATGCCCTACGTCAGCCACCGTTGGCTGGGCGGCATGCTGACCAACTACAAAACCATTCGTCAGTCTGTTCGTCGTCTGCGTGAGCTCGAGACCCAGAGCCAGGACGGTACTTTCGACAAGCTGACCAAGAAAGAAGCCCTGATGCGTCGCCGGGATATGGACAAGCTCGAGCGTTCCATTGGTGGTATCAAGGATATGGCTGGTCTGCCTGACGCGCTGTTTGTTATTGACGTTGATCACGAGCGCATCGCAATCCAGGAAGCCAACAAGCTGGGTATCCCGGTCTTTGGTGTAGTTGACACCAACAGCGATCCCCAGGGTGTTGACTACGTTATCCCCGGTAACGACGACGCCATTCGCGCGATCAAACTGTACGTTAGCGCCGTTGCTGACACTGTACTGGCTGCTGCTTCTAACGAAGTGCCGGTGAAGGACGAGTTTGTCGAAGTCAGCGCTGAAGGCCAAGAAGGCGCTGCCGAGTAA
- the rseP gene encoding RIP metalloprotease RseP translates to MLGLLQTVLITVVTLGILVAVHEFGHFWVARRCGIKVLRFSIGFGKPLLKWVDRHGTEFAVAGIPLGGYVKMLDEREGPVAEHELDQAFSQASPPKRIAIAAAGPLANFVLAIFVYWLVFLNGVNGVAPIIDQIEPGSLAEQAGLQVGQEILAVDGESTPTWEALQLQLLERIGEHGTLSFSVKPSAGGQVETAQVSLDRWMHDVDEPNPLKELGVTLFVPKAEARVDEVMADGAAAAAGMQAGDLVLSVDGQAVDGWADWVEVVRSNPGRELNMLIQRGDITLPMMFTPARRVGDDGKAYGYAGVSAVMPEWPESMRRTMEYGPIGAISAAADKTWKMSVFTVESIKKMLTGLLSPKNLSGPITIAKVASSSAQYGLYAWLSFLALLSVSLAVLNLLPVPILDGGHIVYALIEWGSGKPVTEKVQAMANQVGLLLVVCLMVFALYNDVLRL, encoded by the coding sequence ATGCTCGGATTGTTACAAACCGTTTTAATCACCGTGGTGACCCTGGGAATTCTGGTGGCTGTCCACGAATTCGGCCATTTTTGGGTGGCTCGGCGCTGTGGAATCAAAGTGCTGCGGTTTTCGATCGGTTTTGGCAAGCCGCTGCTGAAGTGGGTGGACCGCCACGGTACTGAATTCGCCGTTGCCGGCATTCCCCTCGGTGGCTACGTCAAAATGCTCGACGAGCGGGAAGGGCCAGTGGCAGAACATGAGCTGGACCAGGCCTTTAGTCAGGCATCCCCCCCTAAACGAATCGCCATTGCAGCAGCCGGTCCGCTCGCCAACTTTGTGCTGGCTATCTTTGTTTACTGGCTGGTGTTTCTGAACGGCGTCAACGGTGTTGCGCCCATCATCGACCAGATTGAACCGGGCTCCCTGGCCGAACAAGCCGGTTTGCAGGTGGGGCAGGAAATTCTTGCGGTCGATGGCGAAAGCACGCCCACCTGGGAGGCCTTGCAGCTCCAGTTGCTGGAGCGCATTGGCGAGCACGGCACCTTGTCATTCTCAGTTAAACCCAGTGCCGGTGGGCAGGTAGAGACCGCTCAGGTATCCCTGGACCGCTGGATGCATGATGTCGACGAGCCCAACCCACTTAAGGAGCTGGGTGTCACCTTGTTTGTGCCCAAAGCAGAGGCCCGGGTCGACGAGGTTATGGCTGACGGTGCTGCCGCCGCCGCTGGCATGCAGGCGGGTGATCTGGTGTTAAGTGTGGATGGTCAGGCAGTGGATGGCTGGGCCGACTGGGTAGAGGTTGTTCGCAGCAACCCGGGGCGCGAATTGAATATGCTGATCCAGCGCGGTGATATTACGCTGCCCATGATGTTCACCCCGGCACGCCGGGTGGGTGATGACGGCAAGGCCTATGGCTACGCGGGGGTCAGTGCTGTCATGCCAGAGTGGCCGGAATCCATGCGCCGGACGATGGAATACGGCCCCATTGGGGCGATTTCGGCAGCGGCGGATAAGACCTGGAAAATGAGTGTCTTCACCGTCGAATCCATTAAAAAAATGTTGACTGGTCTTCTTTCGCCGAAAAACTTGAGTGGCCCGATAACCATTGCTAAAGTGGCGAGCTCTTCGGCTCAGTACGGTTTGTATGCGTGGTTGAGCTTTTTGGCGCTGCTGAGTGTCAGTCTGGCAGTGTTGAATTTGCTGCCGGTGCCGATTCTTGATGGGGGCCACATCGTCTACGCACTGATTGAGTGGGGCAGTGGCAAACCTGTGACAGAAAAAGTACAGGCGATGGCCAATCAGGTTGGGTTGCTGCTGGTAGTTTGCTTGATGGTTTTTGCTTTATATAACGACGTATTGCGCCTTTGA
- the ispC gene encoding 1-deoxy-D-xylulose-5-phosphate reductoisomerase, which yields MQRVTVLGSTGSIGVSTLDVLGRHPEKYEVYALTANRSAAQLLDQVRQFQPQFAVLRDESVAVEFQQQVSALGVRTQVLAGEAGLLEVAAGADLVMAAIVGAAGLMPTLAAVEAGRKVLLANKESLVMAGRLFMEAVDRSGAQLLPIDSEHNAIFQCLPPVAASGLAPLGVRRILLTGSGGPFRTRSRDELQSVTPDEACAHPNWSMGRKISVDSASMMNKGLELIEACWLFHCAPSAIEVVVHPQSVIHSMVEYVDGSVLAQLGNPDMRTPIAHALAWPQRIASGVSSLDLIAQARLDFEAPDEQRFPCLRLAREAAEAGGSASAVLNAANEVAVSAFLEKRLAFAAIPDIIGDIMERVSFFEPHSLDEVQDADAQARRLTEEVIARHTRQ from the coding sequence ATGCAGCGGGTCACCGTTTTAGGCTCCACGGGCTCGATTGGTGTCAGTACGCTTGATGTGCTGGGTCGCCACCCCGAAAAGTATGAAGTTTATGCGCTGACGGCAAATCGCAGCGCCGCCCAGTTGCTCGACCAGGTTAGGCAGTTTCAGCCGCAGTTTGCGGTGCTGAGAGACGAGTCGGTCGCCGTAGAGTTTCAGCAACAGGTAAGCGCACTCGGTGTGCGCACCCAGGTGCTGGCAGGTGAGGCCGGTTTGTTGGAAGTGGCAGCCGGTGCTGATCTCGTGATGGCCGCGATTGTGGGTGCAGCGGGGCTGATGCCCACGCTGGCAGCAGTCGAGGCCGGTCGGAAAGTGCTGCTCGCCAACAAAGAATCCCTGGTGATGGCTGGCCGCCTGTTTATGGAGGCGGTGGATCGCAGTGGCGCCCAGTTGCTGCCGATTGACAGTGAGCACAACGCGATCTTTCAGTGTCTTCCCCCGGTTGCCGCGAGCGGTTTAGCGCCCTTGGGCGTGCGGCGGATACTGCTGACCGGCTCTGGCGGTCCCTTCCGCACCCGCAGCCGGGATGAGTTGCAGAGCGTGACGCCGGACGAGGCCTGTGCCCACCCGAACTGGTCGATGGGGCGAAAAATTTCCGTGGATTCCGCCTCGATGATGAACAAAGGCCTGGAGTTGATCGAGGCCTGCTGGTTATTCCATTGTGCCCCGTCGGCCATCGAGGTGGTGGTTCATCCGCAGAGCGTCATTCACTCCATGGTCGAGTACGTAGACGGTTCGGTGCTGGCTCAGTTGGGCAACCCGGATATGCGGACCCCCATTGCTCATGCCCTTGCCTGGCCCCAGCGTATCGCATCGGGGGTGTCGTCGTTGGATCTGATCGCCCAGGCGCGGCTCGATTTTGAGGCGCCGGATGAGCAGCGCTTCCCCTGTTTGCGCTTGGCACGAGAGGCCGCCGAGGCAGGCGGCAGCGCCAGTGCGGTGCTGAATGCGGCCAATGAAGTGGCCGTCTCCGCATTTTTGGAAAAACGTCTAGCCTTTGCCGCAATTCCCGACATAATCGGTGACATAATGGAGCGCGTATCATTTTTTGAACCGCACTCACTCGACGAGGTCCAAGACGCCGATGCGCAGGCGCGGCGTCTCACCGAGGAAGTTATTGCCCGCCATACGAGGCAGTAG